One Phaseolus vulgaris cultivar G19833 chromosome 2, P. vulgaris v2.0, whole genome shotgun sequence DNA window includes the following coding sequences:
- the LOC137809140 gene encoding uncharacterized protein: MDRSWINTSRISDTYEKGVEEFIQFAEHNAVSYKNGVRIRCPCINCLNGRILSVSEIREHLLCDGFLKSYTTWTWHGELLDLPSVHGGSDEVHFSMDDRLEDMIRDVGAESFANVVFENMSNDAETPLYPGSTNSKVVWYLPIIPRLKRLFANADDAKNLRWHADNRKCDGLLRHPADSLQWKNIDKEFPEFGKESRNLRLGLATDGMNPFGNLSSNHSSWPVLLVIYNLPPALCMKRKYMMLSMMISGPKQPGNDIDVYLNPLIEDLKLLWNEGVDVFDAFKNESFRSHAMLFCTINDFPAYGNLSGYSVKGHRACPICQDKTSYEQLKHGRKTVYLGHRRFLKKYHPYRRLKKAFNGYQEHDICPTPLSGVEIYEKIKNVNVTFGKMKKKQTVSEIWKKRSIFFDLPYWCKLDVRHCLDVMHVEKNVCDSLIGTLLNIKGKTKDGVNARLDLIEMNIREELAPREVGKRTYLPAACYTLSKKEKTSFYECLKGVKVPQGYSSNVKSLVSMNDLKLIGLKSHDCHVLMQQLLPVAIRGILPKNVRHTITRLCSFFNSICSKEIDSQKLDELEEEIIVILCQLEMFFPPSFFDIMVHLVVHLVREIRLCGPVYMRWMYPVERYMKILKGYVKNQCRPEASIIERYISEESIEFCSEYMSKAKCIGVPEKGWHSRRFISKSSRGVHVISKSREEVLQAHLYILNNTDEVLPYLDTHKDIVKYKNPRQSEKWVLIEHNKTFMSWFKQQIMNDPSASETLTWLANGLKFDVLCCSGYEVNGCLFYTKSRDDRSTVQNSGVTLEAESMQFSTAKDQNPVVGSMPYYGVIVEIWEVNYTKFTVPVFKCKWVDNKTGVKVDESGMTLVDFRKIGYHDEPFIMAHQASQVFYIQDPTSDHWSVVLHGKKQHNDPEDTNNDICEIESLTRTTINKEYEDVADVVHATRNDHDEGIYYLGVLSRERISILTQSWDHVTDHEKNMIWQDILTHYNIPNVEILKAKVLSDVGVKFRQFKSKLTTDYIYGKRKEENPCAKYASIDEETWQQFVNIRQTEKWQSRGCLKKRFKHVLLPLRK; this comes from the exons ATGGATCGGAGTTGGATTAATACATCACGAATAAGTGATACTTACGAAAAAGGGGTGGAAGAGTTCATACAATTCGCAGAACATAATGCCGTTAGTTATAAGAATGGAGTAAGGATAAGGTGTCCTTGTATCAATTGTttaaatggaaggatattgagtgtttctgaaattagagaacatcttttgtgtgatggatttttgaaaagttatacaacatggacgtggcatggtgaattgttagacttGCCAAGTGTGCACGGAGGTTCGGACGAAGTGCATTTCTCAATGGATGATAGAttagaagacatgattcgtgacGTGGGAGCAGAATCATTTGCTAAtgtagtttttgaaaatatgtctaatgatgcagagactcctttgtatcctggttcaactaact ctaaggttgtttggtatcttccgataattccaaggcttaagcgtttgtttgcaaatgcagatgacgctaaaaaccttaggtggcatgcagataatagaaaatgtgatggattacttcgtcatcctgctgattctttgcagtggaagaatattgataaagaatttcctgaatttggaaaagaatcaagaaacttaagacttggattggcaactgatggaatgaatccctttggaaatttaagtagtaatcatagttcatggcccgttttgttagtgatttacaacttacctcctgcgttgtgtatgaagcgcaaatacatgatgttatctatgatgatctctggtccaaaacaacctggaaatgacatagatgtttatcttaatccattgattgaagatttgaaattattgtggaatgaaggggttgatgtgtttgacgcgtttaaaaatgaatctttcCGATCGCATGCGATGTTGTTTTGTACTATCAATGACTTCCCTGCATATGGGAActtgtcaggttatagtgtgaaaggccatagagcatgtccaatatgtcaagacaagacatcttatgagcagttgaaacatggaagaaaaaccgtgtatcttggtcatcgtagatttctaaagaaatatcatCCGTATCGTCGattgaaaaaagcttttaacggataccaagaacatgacatttgtcccactccattaagtggtgttgaaatttatgaaaagatcaaaaatgttaatgtgacttttggaaaaatgaaaaagaagcaAACGGTGAGTGAAATATGGAAAAAGAGATCAATCTTTTTTGATCTTCCGTATTGGTGTAAGTTGGATGTTAGACACTGTCTAGATGTAATGCACgtagagaagaatgtgtgtgacagtctaataggaacacttctgaacattaaaggcaaaacaaaggatggtgtgaatgcacgtctggatttgattgaaatgaatatacgagaggaattggcaccgagagaagttggtaaacgtacatacttgcctgcagcgtgttacactttgtcaaagaaagagaaaacaagtttttatgaatgtcttaaaggtgttaaggtaccacaaggctactcttcaaatgtgaagagtcttgtatctatgaatgatttgaaactaattggctTAAAGTCACATGATTGTCACGTTCTAATGCAACAATTATTACCAGTGGCTATTCGTGGAATCTTGCCCaaaaatgttaggcatacaatcactcgactatgttcatttttcaattccatatgtagtaaagagattgactctcagaagttggatgaacttgaagaagaaataattgttatcttgtgtcaactcgagatgttttttcctccatctttttttgatattatggtacacttggttgttcatcttgtaagagaaatcagattgtgtgggccagtttatatgcgatggatgtatccagttgaacgatacatgaagattttgaagggatatgtgaagaatcaatgtcgtccagaagcttccattattgaaagatacatttcagaagaatctattgagttttgttccgagtacatgtcaaaagccaaatgtataggagttcctgaaaaaggttggcactctcgtagattcataagtaaatcttcaagaggtgtacatgtcataagcaaatctagagaagaggttctgcaagcacacttgtatatcttgaataacactgatgaggtgttaccatacttagatacacacaaagacattgtcaaatataaaaatccaagacaatcagaaaaatgggtgttaattgagcataacaaaactttcatgtcatggtttaagcaacaaataatgaatgatccatcagcatctgaaacattaacatggcttgcaaacggtctcaaatttgatgttttatgttgttctggctatgaagtaaatggttgtttgttttacacaaagtctcgagatgataggagtacagtgcaaaatagcggagtcaccttggaggcagagtctatgcagttttcaactgcaaaggatcaaaatcctgttgtgggatcaatgccttattatggtgtcatagtagagatttgggaagttaattataccaagtttactgtacctgttttcaaatgcaagtgggttgacaataagactggtgtcaaagttgatgaatcaggaatgactttggttgactttcgaaagataggttatcatgacgaaccatttataatggcacatcaagcttcccaagttttctatatccaagATCCTACGTCTGACCACTGGTCTGTTGTGCTACatggaaaaaaacaacataatgacccagaagatacaaacaatgacatttgtgagattgaatcacttacaagaacgaccatcaataaagagtacgaggatgttgctgatgttgtacatgcaactcgaaatgatcatgatgaaggaatata TTATCTCGGAGTACTTTCTCGTGAAAGGATCTCTATCTTAACTCAGTCCTGGGATCACGTGACTGACCACGAGAAAAACatgatttggcaagatattctg ACACATTACAACATCCCGAATGTGGAAATCTTGAAAGCGAAGGTTCTTTCAGATGTGGGTGTCAAGTTTCGTCAgtttaaatcaaaattgacaacagattatatatatgggaaaaggaaagaagaaaatccttgtgcaaaatatgcatccattgatgaagaaacttggcAGCAGTTTGTCAATATTCGACAAACTGAAAAATGGCAG AGCAGAGGATGCTTGAAGAAAAGATTCAAGCACGTTCTACTTCCATTGAGGAAATGA